The Quercus robur chromosome 7, dhQueRobu3.1, whole genome shotgun sequence genome has a segment encoding these proteins:
- the LOC126692738 gene encoding uncharacterized protein LOC126692738 isoform X2 gives MFLRSSIPLCGTDEWILYVINSVTELVEGLNRGLGPKNKAPVVGTASLNLAEYASAADQKECELKIPLTLSGGAAAEPTPSLCISISLLELRTAQEAMEPEQRSIVPVQSPTQMGDSVSTERDELSAIKAGLRKVKIFTEYVSARRVKKACREEEGSEGRCSARSEDGEYNYPFDSDSLDDFEDGESDEVKVESTVRKSFSYGTLASANYAGGSFYSNMRINSGDEDWVYYSNRKSDVGCSNIEDSTASVPEPSLSQSSRRSILPWKKRKLNFRSPKAKGEPLLKKAYGEEGGDDIDFDRRQLSSDESLSLGWHKTEEDSSANRSSVSDFGDDNFAIGSWEQKEVTSRDGHMKLETQVFFASIDQRSERAAGESACTALVAVIADWFQNNRDLMPIKSQFDSLIREGSLEWRSLCENETYKERFPDKHFDLETVLQAKIRPLSVVPGKSFIGFFHPEGMEEARFGFLHGAMSFDNIWDEISRTGSECPSNGEPQVYIVSWNDHFFILKVEPEAYYIIDTLGERLYEGCNQAYILKFDRDTAIYKMPNAGQSSDENTASDQQIVTAAEPKNRQAQLANMKEEGSVAGTVVTKHEESLKSEEEEVVCRGKESCKEYIKSFLAAIPIRELQVDIKKGLMASTPLHQRLQIEFQYTQFLQPLPEIPTAEMTAATTQNVDVTLAEAAT, from the exons ATGTTTCTACGTTCATCAATTCCTCTCTGTGGAACTGATGAGTGGATTTTGTATGTTATCAATTCTGTAACTGAGTTAGTAGAG GGCTTGAATCGAGGTCTAGGACCAAAGAACAAGGCTCCTGTTGTTGGAACGGCTTCATTGAATCTTGCTGAATATGCTTCTGCAGCTGATCAAAAGGAGTGTGAGTTAAAAATCCCTCTCACACTTTCTGGTGGTGCTGCTGCTGAGCCTACTCCTTCACTCTGT ATATCAATAAGCTTATTGGAACTGAGAACTGCTCAAGAAGCCATGGAGCCAGAGCAGAGATCAATCGTGCCTGTTCAATCACCAACCCAGATGGGAGACAGTGTCTCAACGGAAAGGGATGAGCTTTCTGCAATTAAAGCTGGTCTTAGAAAGGTTAAAATTTTTACTGAGTATGTGTCAGCAAGGAGAGTGAAAAAGGCCTGCCGTGAAGAAGAGGGCAGTGAGGGTAGATGCTCTGCCAGGAGTGAGGATGGCGAGTATAATTACCCATTTGACTCAGACTCACTTGATGATTTTGAGGATGGAGAATCAGATGAGGTCAAGGTAGAATCTACTGTCCGGAAGTCTTTCAGTTATGGCACACTGGCATCTGCTAATTATGCTGGAGGATCATTTTATTCCAATATGAGGATCAACAGTGGAGATGAGGATTGGGTTTACTACAGCAATCGCAAATCAGATGTTGGGTGCTCAAACATTGAGGATTCAACCGCATCTGTGCCTGAGCCATCTCTATCGCAAAGTTCAAGGCGCAGCATACTACCTTGGAAGAAGAGGAAGCTGAACTTCAGGTCTCCCAAAGCCAAAGGAGAGCCATTATTGAAGAAGGCATATGGAGAGGAAGGTGGTGATGACATTGATTTTGATCGTAGACAGCTTAGCTCTgatgaatctctctctcttggg TGGCACAAGACAGAGGAGGATTCCTCTGCAAATCGATCCTCAGTTTCTGATTTTGGGGATGACAATTTTGCTATAGGCAGTTGGGAGCAGAAAGAAGTAACCAGTCGTGATGGACACATGAAGCTTGAGACCCAAGTTTTCTTTGCTTCCATTGATCAGCGGAGTGAGCGGGCAGCAGGCGAGAGTGCATGTACAGCTCTTGTTGCTGTCATTGCCGATTGGTTTCAGAACAATCGTGATCTCATGCCCATAAAGTCCCAATTTGATAGTCTAATCAGAGAAGGCTCTTTAGAGTGGAGGAGCCTTTGTGAGAATGAAACATATAAGGAGCGATTCCCTGACAAGCACTTTGATCTTGAAACAGTCCTTCAAGCCAAGATACGCCCTCTTTCAGTAGTGCCTGGGAAATCCTTTATTGGGTTTTTCCATCCAGAGGGGATGGAAGAGGCAAGATTTGGCTTTCTGCATGGTGCCATGTCCTTTGACAACATTTGGGATGAGATTAGCCGCACTGGTTCAGAATGTCCAAGCAATGGTGAACCTCAAGTGTACATTGTCAGTTGGAATGACCATTTTTTCATCCTCAAGGTTGAGCCCGAAGCTTATTACATCATTGACACGTTAGGGGAGCGGCTCTATGAGGGATGCAATCAGGCCTATATCTTGAAATTTGACAGAGATACTGCAATTTATAAAATGCCAAATGCTGGACAATCATCAGATGAAAACACAGCCAGTGATCAGCAGATTGTTACAGCAGCAGAACCCAAGAACCGGCAGGCTCAGCTGGCCAACATGAAGGAAGAGGGTTCTGTAGCAGGGACAGTAGTAACCAAGCATGAGGAATCCTTAAAGAGTGAGGAAGAGGAGGTTGTATGTCGAGGGAAGGAGTCTTGCAAAGAGTACATAAAGAGCTTCTTGGCTGCAATTCCAATAAGGGAATTGCAGGTGGATATAAAGAAAGGTCTGATGGCGTCAACCCCTCTTCATCAACGCTTACAGATTGAATTCCAGTACACACAGTTCTTACAACCACTACCCGAAATTCCAACAGCTGAAATGACTGCAGCTACAACACAAAATGTCGATGTTACATTAGCAGAGGCTGCTACATAG
- the LOC126692738 gene encoding uncharacterized protein LOC126692738 isoform X1: MVVKMMRWRPWPPLVTKKYEVRLVVRRLEGCDLVRAGAEKGGGGGGEVARLTVEIKWKGPKLALSSLRRTAVKRNYTREVDVEVEGEQHQENGVVEWDEEFQSLCNLSAYKDNVFHPWEISFSVFNGLNRGLGPKNKAPVVGTASLNLAEYASAADQKECELKIPLTLSGGAAAEPTPSLCISISLLELRTAQEAMEPEQRSIVPVQSPTQMGDSVSTERDELSAIKAGLRKVKIFTEYVSARRVKKACREEEGSEGRCSARSEDGEYNYPFDSDSLDDFEDGESDEVKVESTVRKSFSYGTLASANYAGGSFYSNMRINSGDEDWVYYSNRKSDVGCSNIEDSTASVPEPSLSQSSRRSILPWKKRKLNFRSPKAKGEPLLKKAYGEEGGDDIDFDRRQLSSDESLSLGWHKTEEDSSANRSSVSDFGDDNFAIGSWEQKEVTSRDGHMKLETQVFFASIDQRSERAAGESACTALVAVIADWFQNNRDLMPIKSQFDSLIREGSLEWRSLCENETYKERFPDKHFDLETVLQAKIRPLSVVPGKSFIGFFHPEGMEEARFGFLHGAMSFDNIWDEISRTGSECPSNGEPQVYIVSWNDHFFILKVEPEAYYIIDTLGERLYEGCNQAYILKFDRDTAIYKMPNAGQSSDENTASDQQIVTAAEPKNRQAQLANMKEEGSVAGTVVTKHEESLKSEEEEVVCRGKESCKEYIKSFLAAIPIRELQVDIKKGLMASTPLHQRLQIEFQYTQFLQPLPEIPTAEMTAATTQNVDVTLAEAAT; this comes from the exons ATGGTGGTGAAGATGATGAGGTGGCGGCCATGGCCGCCTCTGGTGACGAAGAAGTACGAGGTAAGGCTGGTGGTTCGGAGATTGGAGGGTTGCGATCTGGTGCGGGCGGGTGCAGagaaaggaggaggaggaggaggtgagGTGGCGAGATTGACGGTCGAGATTAAGTGGAAGGGTCCCAAATTGGCTCTGAGCTCGCTGAGAAGGACAGCCGTGAAGAGAAACTATACAAGAGAGGTGGATGTAGAGGTGGAAGGTGAGCAGCACCAAGAAAACGGCGTCGTTGAGTGGGACGAAGAGTTTCAAAGCCTTTGTAATCTCTCTGCGTATAAGGACAATGTGTTTCACCCTTGGGAGATCTCTTTCTCTGTTTTCAAT GGCTTGAATCGAGGTCTAGGACCAAAGAACAAGGCTCCTGTTGTTGGAACGGCTTCATTGAATCTTGCTGAATATGCTTCTGCAGCTGATCAAAAGGAGTGTGAGTTAAAAATCCCTCTCACACTTTCTGGTGGTGCTGCTGCTGAGCCTACTCCTTCACTCTGT ATATCAATAAGCTTATTGGAACTGAGAACTGCTCAAGAAGCCATGGAGCCAGAGCAGAGATCAATCGTGCCTGTTCAATCACCAACCCAGATGGGAGACAGTGTCTCAACGGAAAGGGATGAGCTTTCTGCAATTAAAGCTGGTCTTAGAAAGGTTAAAATTTTTACTGAGTATGTGTCAGCAAGGAGAGTGAAAAAGGCCTGCCGTGAAGAAGAGGGCAGTGAGGGTAGATGCTCTGCCAGGAGTGAGGATGGCGAGTATAATTACCCATTTGACTCAGACTCACTTGATGATTTTGAGGATGGAGAATCAGATGAGGTCAAGGTAGAATCTACTGTCCGGAAGTCTTTCAGTTATGGCACACTGGCATCTGCTAATTATGCTGGAGGATCATTTTATTCCAATATGAGGATCAACAGTGGAGATGAGGATTGGGTTTACTACAGCAATCGCAAATCAGATGTTGGGTGCTCAAACATTGAGGATTCAACCGCATCTGTGCCTGAGCCATCTCTATCGCAAAGTTCAAGGCGCAGCATACTACCTTGGAAGAAGAGGAAGCTGAACTTCAGGTCTCCCAAAGCCAAAGGAGAGCCATTATTGAAGAAGGCATATGGAGAGGAAGGTGGTGATGACATTGATTTTGATCGTAGACAGCTTAGCTCTgatgaatctctctctcttggg TGGCACAAGACAGAGGAGGATTCCTCTGCAAATCGATCCTCAGTTTCTGATTTTGGGGATGACAATTTTGCTATAGGCAGTTGGGAGCAGAAAGAAGTAACCAGTCGTGATGGACACATGAAGCTTGAGACCCAAGTTTTCTTTGCTTCCATTGATCAGCGGAGTGAGCGGGCAGCAGGCGAGAGTGCATGTACAGCTCTTGTTGCTGTCATTGCCGATTGGTTTCAGAACAATCGTGATCTCATGCCCATAAAGTCCCAATTTGATAGTCTAATCAGAGAAGGCTCTTTAGAGTGGAGGAGCCTTTGTGAGAATGAAACATATAAGGAGCGATTCCCTGACAAGCACTTTGATCTTGAAACAGTCCTTCAAGCCAAGATACGCCCTCTTTCAGTAGTGCCTGGGAAATCCTTTATTGGGTTTTTCCATCCAGAGGGGATGGAAGAGGCAAGATTTGGCTTTCTGCATGGTGCCATGTCCTTTGACAACATTTGGGATGAGATTAGCCGCACTGGTTCAGAATGTCCAAGCAATGGTGAACCTCAAGTGTACATTGTCAGTTGGAATGACCATTTTTTCATCCTCAAGGTTGAGCCCGAAGCTTATTACATCATTGACACGTTAGGGGAGCGGCTCTATGAGGGATGCAATCAGGCCTATATCTTGAAATTTGACAGAGATACTGCAATTTATAAAATGCCAAATGCTGGACAATCATCAGATGAAAACACAGCCAGTGATCAGCAGATTGTTACAGCAGCAGAACCCAAGAACCGGCAGGCTCAGCTGGCCAACATGAAGGAAGAGGGTTCTGTAGCAGGGACAGTAGTAACCAAGCATGAGGAATCCTTAAAGAGTGAGGAAGAGGAGGTTGTATGTCGAGGGAAGGAGTCTTGCAAAGAGTACATAAAGAGCTTCTTGGCTGCAATTCCAATAAGGGAATTGCAGGTGGATATAAAGAAAGGTCTGATGGCGTCAACCCCTCTTCATCAACGCTTACAGATTGAATTCCAGTACACACAGTTCTTACAACCACTACCCGAAATTCCAACAGCTGAAATGACTGCAGCTACAACACAAAATGTCGATGTTACATTAGCAGAGGCTGCTACATAG